From the genome of Canis lupus familiaris isolate Mischka breed German Shepherd chromosome 8, alternate assembly UU_Cfam_GSD_1.0, whole genome shotgun sequence, one region includes:
- the LOC490770 gene encoding acyl-coenzyme A thioesterase 1, which produces MVASAGAILRASGLRRWGFLPRTPKLWAGARGSATVSLEPAGGCAWDEPVRISVRGLAPGQPVTLRASLRDERGALFRAHARYRADDRGLLDLARAPALGGSFVGLEPMGLLWALEPETPLVRLVKRDVQTPFAVELEVLDGHEPDAGRLLGRALHERHFLRPGVRRVPVRAGRVRGTLFLPPEPGPFPGIVDIYGVGSGLLEYRASLLAGKGFAVMALAYHNYEDLPKGLEILHLEYFEEAVNYLLDHPQVKGPGVGLLGSSKGGELCLSMASFLKGITASVIINGSVANVGGTLHYKDEILPPVGLDSNRMRVTKDGLADILDVLNSPLEGADQKSFIPVERAESAFLFLVGLDDHNWKSEFYANEASKRLQAHGREQPQIICYPMAGHYIEPPYFPMCRASLHTLVGGPVIWGGEPRAHAMAQMDAWKQLQTFFHKHLGGEK; this is translated from the exons ATGGTGGCCTCCGCCGGCGCTATTCTGCGAGCCTCGGGACTCCGCCGATGGGGCTTCCTGCCGAGGACTCCAAAGCTGTGGGCAGGGGCCCGAGGCTCGGCGACGGTGAGCCTGGAGCCCGCGGGCGGCTGCGCCTGGGACGAGCCGGTGCGCATCTCCGTGCGCGGCCTGGCCCCGGGACAGCCCGTCACGCTGCGCGCGTCCCTGCGCGACGAGAGGGGCGCGCTCTTCCGGGCCCACGCGCGCTACCGGGCGGACGACCGCGGCCTCCTGGACCTGGCGCGCGCGCCCGCGCTGGGCGGCAGCTTCGTGGGGCTCGAGCCCATGGGGCTGCTCTGGGCCCTGGAGCCCGAGACGCCCTTGGTGCGGCTGGTGAAGCGGGACGTGCAGACGCCCTTCGCCGTGGAGCTGGAGGTGCTGGACGGCCACGAGCCCGACGCCGGGCGGCTCCTGGGCCGGGCGCTGCACGAGCGCCACTTCCTGCGGCCCGGGGTGCGGCGGGTGCCGGTGCGCGCGGGCCGGGTGCGCGGCACGCTCTTCCTGCCCCCAG AACCTGGGCCCTTTCCAGGGATTGTGGACATTTACGGAGTTGGAAGTGGCCTTCTGGAATATCGAGCTAGTCTGTTGGCTGGCAAGGGTTTTGCTGTGATGGCTCTGGCTTACCATAACTATGAAGATCTCCCCAAGGGCCTGGAGATCCTCCATCTGGAGTACTTTGAAGAAGCTGTGAACTACCTTCTGGATCACCCTCAG GTAAAGGGTCCGGGAGTCGGGCTGCTTGGCAGTTCCAAAGGAGGTGAGCTCTGCCTCTCCATGGCCTCATTTCTGAAGGGCATCACTGCCTCCGTCATAATCAATGGCTCCGTGGCCAATGTTGGGGGAACCTTACACTACAAGGATGAGATCCTGCCCCCTGTGGGCCTAGACTCAAATCGAATGAGGGTGACCAAAGACGGCTTGGCAGACATTTTGGATGTCCTGAATAGCCCGTTGGAAGGAGCTGACCAGAAGAGTTTCATTCCCGTGGAAAGGGCTGAGAGTGCCTTCCTGTTCCTTGTAGGTCTGGATGACCACAACTGGAAGAGTGAATTCTATGCTAACGAGGCCTCTAAGCGCTTACAGGCCCATGGTAGGGAGCAGCCCCAGATCATCTGTTACCCTATGGCAGGACACTACATTGAGCCTCCTTACTTCCCCATGTGCCGGGCTTCCCTACACACCTTGGTGGGTGGTCCTGTCATCtggggaggggagcccagggctCATGCCATGGCCCAGATGGATGCTTGGAAGCAGCTCCAGACTTTCTTCCACAAACACTTGGGTGGGGAAAAGTAA